From Zingiber officinale cultivar Zhangliang chromosome 5B, Zo_v1.1, whole genome shotgun sequence, the proteins below share one genomic window:
- the LOC121985494 gene encoding WD repeat-containing protein 44-like isoform X1 → MMSLDGGEDKFFDANNEISNSINSLSADNSLATNQQLLWNLDYELWTSEPMSVQDRRKRFFRGIGFDELVPASVGCSNSTEVPTVVSSEEHLDSDRITNTNGSVLDPLSSADVGISEDSFNYIRDLDTGRKFMIHDVAKDSVPSTFKELGSEKLMTLHDFENAIGMSPSVQRYLQRELVPCGEITACTNDAKKSKYLKWWRCLIKRKPSSGSNKYYDSSKKPKISKSVRTKVFRYKKKCMEFTALYLGQEIQAHKGMITAMEFSPNGRYLASGGEDCAVHVWQIVQVENSYRFNSADGSLFSPKLVDKIKVINMFVGKCHNSAPVFIPKKIFKIEETPLHELKGHTGDILDLSWSQADCLLTSSKDKTVRMWKVGRAECLKIFQHNDYAVTCIQFNPIQEQLFVSGSIDGKVRIWEIQKNRVIDWVDVRDMVTAICYQPDGKGFVVGSIKGDCKLYDCLAKPSQLALQFCLFGKKKSSGKRITGFQFFPGDSKRIMITSADSLIRICDGPDVVQKFKGPRKSKCHLSASFSSDGRHIVSVGEDSNVYIWSCDKFDKQLYRGAKLARASEFFYSEGTSIAVLWPGMVNGETITSDNIQVPTQPRRATSESIPWLKNPDCISLGAWLFPDGSSRSSATWPEEKLSCQTKLPLQSGDTREHCLRLRGDCWSLTPKQAGAWSTVIVTAGNDGAIRSFHNFGLPVRL, encoded by the exons ATGATGAGCCTTGATGGAGGAGAAGATAAATTTTTCGATGCAAACAATGAGATCAGCAATTCCATAAATTCCTTGTCAGCTGACAACTCTCTTGCTACAAATCAGCAACTGTTGTGGAACCTTGATTATGAACTATGGACAAGCGAGCCTATGAGCGTTCAGGATAGGCGAAAAAGATTCTTTAGAGGAATTGGGTTTGATGAGCTTGTGCCAGCTTCTGTAGGCTGTTCCAACTCTACTGAAGTACCAACTGTCGTATCCTCAGAAGAGCATCTGGATTCGGACAGAATTACAAATACAAATGGCTCAGTCTTGGACCCTTTGTCATCTGCTGATGTGGGTATATCTGAAGATTCCTTCAACTACATTAGGGATCTGGACACTGGTAGAAAATTTATGATCCATGATGTTGCTAAAGATAGTGTACCCAGTACCTTTAAAGAACTTGGCTCAGAGAAGCTGATGACACTGCATGATTTTGAAAATGCTATTGGCATGTCACCCTCTGTTCAAAGATACTTACAAAGAGAACTTGTTCCTTGCGGGGAAATAACTGCATGCAcaaatgatgcaaagaaaagcaaATATTTAAAGTGGTGGAGATGTTTAATAAAAAGGAAGCCATCATCTGGATCAAATAAGTATTATGATTCAAGTAAAAAGCCAAAAATATCAAAATCAGTGAGAACAAAAGTTTTTCGGTACAAGAAAAAATGCATGGAATTCACGGCACTCTACTTGGGTCAAGAAATTCAAGCACACAAGGGCATGATAACCGCCATGGAATTTTCACCAAATGGAAGGTATCTTGCAAGTGGCGGTGAAGATTGTGCTGTACATGTTTGGCAGATTGTTCAAGTAGAAAACTCTTACAGATTTAACAGCGCGGATGGATCATTATTCTCACCCAAATTAGTGGATAAAATTAAAGTTATTAACATGTTTGTAGGAAAATGTCATAATTCAGCTCCTGTTTTCATTCCAAAGAAGATATTTAAGATTGAGGAAACCCCGTTACATGAATTGAAAGGGCACACTGGTGATATCTTAGATCTCTCTTGGTCACAAGCTGAT TGTCTACTCACATCCTCTAAAGACAAAACTGTTCGCATGTGGAAAGTAGGCCGCGCTGAATGCCTTAAAATTTTCCAACATAATGATTATG CAGTGACATGCATTCAGTTCAACCCTATTCAAGAACAATTATTTGTTAGTGGCTCAATCGATGGTAAAGTTCGTATATGGGAAATTCAAAAGAATCGTGTGATTGATTGGGTGGATGTAAGGGACATGGTAACTGCTATATGTTATCAGCCAGATGGAAAG GGTTTTGTAGTTGGTTCGATCAAAGGGGACTGCAAACTATATGATTGCTTGG CTAAACCAAGCCAACTTGCATTGCAATTTTGCCTTTTCGGTAAAAAGAAATCTTCTGGCAAGCGGATCACTGGATTCCAG TTCTTCCCAGGAGATTCTAAAAGAATTATGATCACATCTGCAGACTCTTTAATCCGGATCTGTGATGGGCCTGATGTCGTTCAAAAATTCAAAG GCCCCCGGAAGTCCAAATGTCATTTATCTGCATCATTCTCTTCCGATGGAAGGCACATTGTATCTGTAGGCGAGGACTCAAATGTCTACATCTGGAGTTGCGATAAATTTGACAAACAACTATACAGAGGTGCCAAGTTGGCCCGTGCTTCAGAGTTCTTCTATTCTGAAGGTACATCCATCGCAGTGCTGTGGCCCGGCATGGTCAACGGAGAAACAATCACAAGTGACAATATTCAGGTTCCCACTCAACCCCGCAGAGCAACATCAGAATCAATCCCTTGGCTAAAGAATCCAGACTGCATCTCTCTTGGAGCATGGCTTTTTCCTGACGGTTCCTCAAGATCATCAGCTACATGGCCGGAGGAGAAGCTTTCCTGCCAGACGAAGCTGCCATTGCAATCTGGAGACACTCGCGAACACTGTCTACGACTTCGTGGAGATTGTTGGAGCCTCACACCTAAGCAAGCAGGCGCATGGAGTACAGTCATTGTAACAGCAGGAAATGACGGGGCGATTAGATCCTTCCACAATTTTGGTTTACCTGTTAGGCTGTGA
- the LOC121985494 gene encoding WD repeat-containing protein 44-like isoform X2: MMSLDGGEDKFFDANNEISNSINSLSADNSLATNQQLLWNLDYELWTSEPMSVQDRRKRFFRGIGFDELVPASVGCSNSTEVPTVVSSEEHLDSDRITNTNGSVLDPLSSADVGISEDSFNYIRDLDTGRKFMIHDVAKDSVPSTFKELGSEKLMTLHDFENAIGMSPSVQRYLQRELVPCGEITACTNDAKKSKYLKWWRCLIKRKPSSGSNKYYDSSKKPKISKSVRTKVFRYKKKCMEFTALYLGQEIQAHKGMITAMEFSPNGRYLASGGEDCAVHVWQIVQVENSYRFNSADGSLFSPKLVDKIKVINMFVGKCHNSAPVFIPKKIFKIEETPLHELKGHTGDILDLSWSQADCLLTSSKDKTVRMWKVGRAECLKIFQHNDYVTCIQFNPIQEQLFVSGSIDGKVRIWEIQKNRVIDWVDVRDMVTAICYQPDGKGFVVGSIKGDCKLYDCLAKPSQLALQFCLFGKKKSSGKRITGFQFFPGDSKRIMITSADSLIRICDGPDVVQKFKGPRKSKCHLSASFSSDGRHIVSVGEDSNVYIWSCDKFDKQLYRGAKLARASEFFYSEGTSIAVLWPGMVNGETITSDNIQVPTQPRRATSESIPWLKNPDCISLGAWLFPDGSSRSSATWPEEKLSCQTKLPLQSGDTREHCLRLRGDCWSLTPKQAGAWSTVIVTAGNDGAIRSFHNFGLPVRL; this comes from the exons ATGATGAGCCTTGATGGAGGAGAAGATAAATTTTTCGATGCAAACAATGAGATCAGCAATTCCATAAATTCCTTGTCAGCTGACAACTCTCTTGCTACAAATCAGCAACTGTTGTGGAACCTTGATTATGAACTATGGACAAGCGAGCCTATGAGCGTTCAGGATAGGCGAAAAAGATTCTTTAGAGGAATTGGGTTTGATGAGCTTGTGCCAGCTTCTGTAGGCTGTTCCAACTCTACTGAAGTACCAACTGTCGTATCCTCAGAAGAGCATCTGGATTCGGACAGAATTACAAATACAAATGGCTCAGTCTTGGACCCTTTGTCATCTGCTGATGTGGGTATATCTGAAGATTCCTTCAACTACATTAGGGATCTGGACACTGGTAGAAAATTTATGATCCATGATGTTGCTAAAGATAGTGTACCCAGTACCTTTAAAGAACTTGGCTCAGAGAAGCTGATGACACTGCATGATTTTGAAAATGCTATTGGCATGTCACCCTCTGTTCAAAGATACTTACAAAGAGAACTTGTTCCTTGCGGGGAAATAACTGCATGCAcaaatgatgcaaagaaaagcaaATATTTAAAGTGGTGGAGATGTTTAATAAAAAGGAAGCCATCATCTGGATCAAATAAGTATTATGATTCAAGTAAAAAGCCAAAAATATCAAAATCAGTGAGAACAAAAGTTTTTCGGTACAAGAAAAAATGCATGGAATTCACGGCACTCTACTTGGGTCAAGAAATTCAAGCACACAAGGGCATGATAACCGCCATGGAATTTTCACCAAATGGAAGGTATCTTGCAAGTGGCGGTGAAGATTGTGCTGTACATGTTTGGCAGATTGTTCAAGTAGAAAACTCTTACAGATTTAACAGCGCGGATGGATCATTATTCTCACCCAAATTAGTGGATAAAATTAAAGTTATTAACATGTTTGTAGGAAAATGTCATAATTCAGCTCCTGTTTTCATTCCAAAGAAGATATTTAAGATTGAGGAAACCCCGTTACATGAATTGAAAGGGCACACTGGTGATATCTTAGATCTCTCTTGGTCACAAGCTGAT TGTCTACTCACATCCTCTAAAGACAAAACTGTTCGCATGTGGAAAGTAGGCCGCGCTGAATGCCTTAAAATTTTCCAACATAATGATTATG TGACATGCATTCAGTTCAACCCTATTCAAGAACAATTATTTGTTAGTGGCTCAATCGATGGTAAAGTTCGTATATGGGAAATTCAAAAGAATCGTGTGATTGATTGGGTGGATGTAAGGGACATGGTAACTGCTATATGTTATCAGCCAGATGGAAAG GGTTTTGTAGTTGGTTCGATCAAAGGGGACTGCAAACTATATGATTGCTTGG CTAAACCAAGCCAACTTGCATTGCAATTTTGCCTTTTCGGTAAAAAGAAATCTTCTGGCAAGCGGATCACTGGATTCCAG TTCTTCCCAGGAGATTCTAAAAGAATTATGATCACATCTGCAGACTCTTTAATCCGGATCTGTGATGGGCCTGATGTCGTTCAAAAATTCAAAG GCCCCCGGAAGTCCAAATGTCATTTATCTGCATCATTCTCTTCCGATGGAAGGCACATTGTATCTGTAGGCGAGGACTCAAATGTCTACATCTGGAGTTGCGATAAATTTGACAAACAACTATACAGAGGTGCCAAGTTGGCCCGTGCTTCAGAGTTCTTCTATTCTGAAGGTACATCCATCGCAGTGCTGTGGCCCGGCATGGTCAACGGAGAAACAATCACAAGTGACAATATTCAGGTTCCCACTCAACCCCGCAGAGCAACATCAGAATCAATCCCTTGGCTAAAGAATCCAGACTGCATCTCTCTTGGAGCATGGCTTTTTCCTGACGGTTCCTCAAGATCATCAGCTACATGGCCGGAGGAGAAGCTTTCCTGCCAGACGAAGCTGCCATTGCAATCTGGAGACACTCGCGAACACTGTCTACGACTTCGTGGAGATTGTTGGAGCCTCACACCTAAGCAAGCAGGCGCATGGAGTACAGTCATTGTAACAGCAGGAAATGACGGGGCGATTAGATCCTTCCACAATTTTGGTTTACCTGTTAGGCTGTGA